The proteins below come from a single Eucalyptus grandis isolate ANBG69807.140 chromosome 3, ASM1654582v1, whole genome shotgun sequence genomic window:
- the LOC104444958 gene encoding LOW QUALITY PROTEIN: pentatricopeptide repeat-containing protein At5g46460, mitochondrial (The sequence of the model RefSeq protein was modified relative to this genomic sequence to represent the inferred CDS: inserted 1 base in 1 codon), protein MMRFHAVFPNLRCSCTCSFPSSWLSSSETCTHLSKHFFRRASHVTCDGPTVSGHLRNENPDETREVLDKFQCPDVRSFTKMIVGRLQTGRLDDALKLFYEMPVRDSICWNTMIKGCLDCVDLTMAEELFDEMPEPSVVSWTTMINGFFRFGQVERAEVFFKQMPIRDLAAWNAMIHGYCENARVDNAVKLFEQMPSRNVISWTSMIGGLDQNGKSEEALNVFERMFKSGVVPNSSTLTCXIECCANALSFPLGMQIHGHVLKSGFCLSVFVCASLITFYANCKRIEKATQVFYEAVHKNVVICTALLTGYGLNGRHEDGLKVFNDMMRTSVLPNQSSFVSALNSSCSLESLDRGKEVHASAVKLQLGSDVFVGNSLVVMYSKCGAVDDAVVVFKRLKEKNIVTWNAIICGCAQHGRGMWAMELFSQMIRGLVQPDEITLTGLLSSCSHSGMLQKGRCLFRYFSENTSIELKHEHYSCMVDVLGRCGKLEEAEDFVRNMPLKTNSIVWLALLSSCRMHSNLDLAERVANYILGLEPHCSAAYVLLSNFYASANRWGDVSRLRVTMRDKGIVKQPGRSWVTIKGQKHLFLSGDKSHSLSENIYWKLDWLNMKLKELGYLPDKRFSLHDVEDEHKEESLFYHSERLAIAFALITTVEGSTIAVMKNLRICGDCHSAIKLIAKIVDREIVVRDSSRFHHFRSGICSCGDYW, encoded by the exons ATGATGAGATTTCACGCCGTTTTCCCAAATCTCAGATGCTCTTGCACATGTTCATTCCCTTCTTCATGGCTCAGTTCATCCGAAACCTGCACCCATCTCTCCAAGCACTTCTTCAGACGTGCGAGTCATGTGACCTGTGATGGTCCTACAGTCTCTGGACACCTTAGGAATGAAAACCCAGATGAAACTCGGGAGGTTTTGGACAAATTTCAATGCCCCGATGTTCGTTCATTTACGAAGATGATCGTGGGTCGCTTGCAAACTGGCCGCCTTGATGACGCCCTGAAACTGTTCTACGAAATGCCCGTGAGAGATTCAATTTGCTGGAACACGATGATCAAAGGCTGCTTGGACTGTGTGGACTTGACGATGGCGGAAGAGctttttgatgaaatgcctgaacCAAGTGTTGTTTCATGGACAACGATGATAAATGGGTTCTTTCGATTTGGACAGGTTGAGCGGGCAGAGGTATTTTTCAAGCAGATGCCCATAAGAGATCTTGCTGCATGGAATGCAATGATTCATGGGTATTGTGAGAATGCCAGGGTGGACAATGCTGTGAAATTGTTTGAGCAAATGCCTTCCCGAAATGTGATCTCATGGACTTCAATGATTGGCGGGCTTGACCAAAACGGTAAGAGTGAAGAAGCTTTAAATGTATTTGAGAGAATGTTCAAGTCTGGTGTTGTGCCCAATTCGAGTACTTTGACGT GCATTGAGTGCTGTGCAAATGCATTGTCTTTTCCTCTTGGCATGCAGATTCATGGTCATGTTCTCAAGTCAGGATTCTGCCTTAGTGTATTTGTATGTGCTTCTCTTATCACGTTCTATGCTAACTGCAAGCGAATTGAGAAAGCAACCCAAGTCTTCTATGAAGCAGTGCATAAGAATGTGGTCATATGCACGGCTCTTCTAACTGGTTATGGCTTGAATGGTAGGCATGAAGATGGCCTGAAGGTGTTCAATGACATGATGAGAACAAGTGTTCTTCCTAATCAATCTTCATTTGTAAGCGCTCTAAATTCTTCTTGTAGTTTAGAGTCTCTAGATCGAGGTAAGGAGGTCCATGCTTCAGCTGTAAAGCTGCAATTGGGAAGTGATGTATTTGTTGGCAATTCTCTTGTAGTCATGTATAGTAAGTGTGGGGCTGTTGATGATGCTGTTGTAGTGTTCAAAAGACTCAAGGAGAAGAACATCGTCACCTGGAATGCCATTATTTGTGGGTGTGCACAACATGGCCGAGGGATGTGGGCTATGGAGTTGTTTAGCCAAATGATACGCGGATTGGTACAACCAGATGAGATCACACTCACGGGACTGCTTTCTTCGTGTAGTCATTCTGGGATGTTACAAAAGGGGAGATGCTTGTTCAGATATTTTAGTGAGAACACTTCTATCGAATTGAAACACGAGCATTATTCATGTATGGTGGATGTTCTAGGACGATGTGGGAAGCTAGAGGAAGCAGAGGATTTTGTAAGAAACATGCCCCTTAAAACTAACTCCATAGTGTGGCTTGCTTTGCTTAGTTCTTGCAGGATGCATTCTAACCTAGATTTGGCAGAAAGAGTTGCAAACTATATTCTTGGCCTAGAACCACATTGTAGTGCTGCTTATGTTTTACTGTCCAACTTCTATGCTTCTGCTAATAGATGGGGTGATGTCTCGCGATTAAGAGTGACTATGAGGGATAAAGGGATTGTGAAGCAACCAGGTAGAAGTTGGGTTACTATAAAGGGGCAAAAGCATTTATTTCTTTCCGGGGATAAATCCCACTCTTTGAGTGAGAACATATATTGGAAGCTGGATTGGTTGAATATGAAGTTGAAGGAATTGGGTTATCTTCCAGATAAGAGGTTCTCTCTCCATGACGTGGAAGATGAACATAAGGAAGAGTCATTATTTTACCACAGTGAAAGGCTTgctattgcatttgcattgattACTACTGTCGAGGGTAGTACGATAGCTGTAATGAAGAATCTTCGCATTTGTGGGGATTGTCATTCTGCAATTAAACTGATTGCAAAGATTGTTGATCGTGAGATTGTTGTGAGAGATTCCAGCCGCTTTCATCACTTCAGGAGTGGCATATGCTCTTGTGGGGATTATTGGTAG